From Pyrenophora tritici-repentis strain M4 chromosome 1, whole genome shotgun sequence, the proteins below share one genomic window:
- a CDS encoding ThiF, Dinucleotide-utilizing enzyme involved in molybdopterin and thiamine biosynthesis family 2 — MADMTEPSAIPPPAANGALPAEDAAGQTVAAIAEADKISADEIALYDRQIRLWGVQAQQKIRTANILLVCFKALANEIAKNLVLAGIGSITLADHQVVTEDDLGAQFFLTDADVGKNRAEAAAPEVRKLNPRVTVKTLTTDIRNVQDPNFYAAYDIIITTDMDFMSTTAVNAGARIAKKPFYAGASHGMYGYIFADLVEHHFVIEREKSNRDTQVGPESTTRSVKGVQVKKENGKVVELVSKREVYSPLMLVKDSPLPAEIANNARRLKRVHPLLTCVRALWEYQRNGHGIYPSHTQQELTLFTTIANVKHQELLLPTDSLKADVLRNFLQNLGSELAPVTAFLGGQLAQDVINVLGQREQPIQNLMLFDGEDSAGPVYTLHPIFPDTPLPIIQSVPVEASITVL; from the exons ATGGCCGACATGACCGAGCCCTCCGCGATTCCTCCGCCAGCAGCCAACGGCGCTCTGCctgcagaagacgctgccGGCCAGACAGTGGCTGCCATTGCTGAGGCGGACAAGATCTCTGCGG ACGAAATCGCCCTCTACGACCGCCAGATTCGTCTCTGGGGCGTTCAGGCACAGCAGAAGATACGCACCGCAAACATCCTCCTCGTCTGCTTCAAAGCCCTCGCCAATGAAATCGCAAAGAACCTCGTCCTTGCAGGCATTGGCTCCATCACCCTCGCCGACCACCAAGTCGTGACCGAAGATGACCTGGGTGCCCAATTCTTCCTCACCGACGCCGACGTAGGCAAGAACCGCGCTGAAGCAGCTGCCCCCGAGGTCCGCAAGCTCAACCCACGCGTCACCGTCAAGACGCTCACGACGGACATTCGCAATGTGCAAGATCCAAACTTCTACGCCGCCTACGACATCATCATAACCACCGATATGGACTTCATGTCCACCACGGCAGTCAATGCCGGCGCGCGCATAGCAAAGAAGCCCTTTTACGCAGGCGCCTCGCACGGCATGTACGGCTACATCTTCGCCGACCTCGTCGAGCACCACTTTGTCATTGAGCGCGAGAAGAGCAACCGCGACACCCAGGTTGGTCCTGAGAGTACGACGCGGAGTGTCAAGGGCGTGCAAGTCAAGAAGGAAAATGGAAAGGTGGTGGAGCTGGTCAGCAAGCGCGAGGTCTACAGCCCACTCATGCTAGTCAAAGACAGTCCGCTCCCCGCCGAAATCGCAAACAACGCGCGGAGACTGAAAAGAGTACACCCGTTACTGACATGCGTGCGTGCGCTATGGGAGTACCAACGCAACGGCCACGGCATCTATCCCTCGCATACCCAGCAAGAACTCACGCTGTTTACCACCATTGCAAACGTAAAGCACCAGGAGCTCTTGCTCCCTACCGACTCTCTCAAGGCTGACGTCCTCCGCAACTTCCTTCAGAACCTCGGCAGCGAGCTAGCACCCGTGACTGCCTTTTTGGGCGGCCAGCTAGCTCAGGATGTCATCAACGTCTTGGGTCAGAGGGAACAGCCAATTCAGAACCTGATGCTGTTTGATGGCGAGGACAGTGCAGGGCCTGTATATACCCTTCATCCCATCTTTCCAGATACACCGTTGCCGATCATCCAGAGCGTTCCCGTTGAGGCGTCTATCACCGTGCTCTAG
- a CDS encoding Tymo-45kd-70kd multi-domain protein, with protein sequence MPRPPSSPSPPPASFSFTGGGFDFPHASTSPPTVSRTTITSASRSALRPNPQHTPALHDAEPAPRPTARRTRNATRRGSLHRIFGPPRDSDAVDNLSRRPPTANPNRPRATPSERYLRRSQARIREQRSADMDSPNDVLDSLSDLPITNPFTAPSYAQSRPRSPIVQVNSERRHKRRKLQHDSSAAPEYMCFKYGHKGQVVSGRLRMEIVSCDGGEHRRDNPPGLYRVQNVLKNDKSVYCSESSQCNLLLKHIGEAPFALEKVVIRAPDRGFTAPVQEGLVFVSMSADHLLAGTSAYNLRYDNRSPLMSPTPSSPTEDNEHISLREALQDPSIWQYSHQGTQEDMEERIENLRLRSERLNAESVDLISSLRSDSERRRILRQMVEHEDEADGDNCDHAGEESYSGPAGVSAPTPPPFTVTTAASEEESSDSNEEQPSAAIMADRLRRESRWRPDSDDDDDEIIPRMGPLRRAPALDYTSMGEWRERRERYLEPIRASRVAAPSRIEPSESSPDTDVLIPPHARFFIAKNKNKITIKFHPAISGRYVLLKFWSPKHDGNIDIESVQLHGYSGPRYFPAMQPR encoded by the exons ATGCCCAGACCGCCCTCGTCCCCGTCTCCGCCGCCGGCCTCTTTCTCCTTCACAGGCGGAGGCTTTGACTTTCCCCATGCCTCGACGTCGCCGCCAACCGTCTCCCGTACCACAATCACGAGCGCTTCACGCAGTGCCCTGCGCCCGAACCCCCAGCACACCCCGGCCCTCCACGATGCCGAACCCGCACCCAGACCCACGGCCAGGCGCACCCGCAACGCTACCAGACGCGGCTCACTCCACCGCATATTTGGTCCCCCACGTGACAGCGACGCGGTAGACAACCTCTCCAGACGCCCTCCCACGGCCAACCCCAACCGTCCCCGTGCCACGCCAAGCGAACGTTACCTCCGCCGCTCTCAAGCCCGCATCAGGGAACAGCGCTCCGCCGACATGGACTCGCCCAACGACGTGCTCGACTCGCTGAGCGACCTCCCCATCACCAACCCCTTCACTGCCCCCTCGTATGCCCAGTCCCGTCCCCGGAGCCCCATTGTGCAGGTCAACAGCGAGCGCCGCCACAAGCGAAGGAAGCTTCAACACGACTCCAGCGCCGCGCCCGAGTACATGTGCTTCAAGTATGGCCACAAGGGCCAGGTCGTGTCTGGACGGCTGAGGATGGAGATTGTGAGCTGCGACGGGGGTGAGCACCGGAGAGACAATCCGCCAGGCCTGTACAGGGTCCAGAATGTCCTGAAGAACGACAAAAGCGTCTATTGCAGTGAAAGCTCCCAGTGCAACCTTTTGTTGAAGCACATCGGGGAGGCTCCGTTTGCTCTGGAAAAGGTCGTCATCCGCGCCCCGGACCGTGGCTTCACTGCTCC CGTTCAAGAGGGGCTTGTCTTCGTGTCCATGTCTGCAGACCATCTTCTCGCCGGCACATCAGCCTACAACCTCCGGTACGACAATCGGTCCCCGCTCATGTCACCTACGCCCAGCTCTCCAACCGAAGACAACGAACACATATCACTAAGGGAAGCCCTGCAAGACCCCTCGATATGGCAGTACTCCCATCAAGGCACTCAAGAAGACATGGAGGAACGCATCGAGAATCTCCGACTTCGCAGCGAGAGGCTGAACGCGGAATCGGTTGACTTGATATCGTCTTTGCGCTCCGACTCGGAACGGCGTCGGATCTTGCGCCAGATGGTGGAACATGAAGACGAAGCAGATGGCGACAACTGCGATCATGCGGGAGAGGAGTCTTATAGCGGTCCTGCTGGCGTTTCCGCACCCACTCCGCCGCCCTTCACCGTCACCACTGCTGCTAGTGAGGAGGAATCTTCAGACTCGAATGAGGAACAACCCAGTGCTGCCATCATGGCGGACCGGCTCCGGAGAGAAAGTCGTTGGCGTCCCGACAgtgatgacgatgacgatgaaaTCATTCCACGCATGGGACCCCTCCGCCGAGCACCAGCCCTCGATTACACTTCCATGGGCGAATGGAGGGAGAGAAGAGAAAGATATCTGGAGCCTATCCGCGCTTCGCGTGTGGCTGCACCGAGTCGCATTGAACCCTCTGAATCCTCACCAGACACCGATGTACTCATCCCGCCTCATGCGAGGTTCTTCATTGCGAAAAACAAAAACAAAATCACCATCAAGTTCCACCCTGCCAT CTCGGGGAGATATGTCCTGCTGAAGTTTTGGAGCCCGAAACATGACGGCAACATCGACATCGAAAGCGTTCAGCTCCACGGATATTCGGGTCCAAGATACTTTCCTGCTATGCAACCACGATAG